Genomic window (Parabacteroides sp. FAFU027):
CGTTACCAGCGGTATTCAATCGCTCCAGTCCTCCCTTTGTTCCAATCCACAATTCGCCTTTAGCATCTTTATAGATTTTCCGAATCTCATTCTGGATTATCGTATTGCTATTCTGTGGGTCATGCCTGAATATTGTGAAATCACGGTCACCTTTACGCACCCTGACCAGTCCGCTTTTTCGGGTTCCCAACCAAAGATTCCCGTTTTCTTCCTGGAAAACAGCCCGAATTGTCGTTTCAGGTAACTTCCCGGGAAAGCTTCCCTTATTAAAATATGATTTAAAACCGGGCTGGTTTACATCAGCATAACAGACCCCGCCGGCATTGGTAGCGAGCCACAAGGTATTGCGGGAATCCAGAAAAAGCTCCCCCACCATGGCATCTTTAAGTCCATAATCACTATTCTGGTCAAAACGATATATAATATGCTCTTGTGTCTTCTTGTTTATCTGAATCAGACCATTTACATCGACTCTCCATTGAAATTCGCTGTTTTCTGCCGTTCCTGAAGAGTTATCCGGTTTATCAAGAAATGCTTTGATATAATCCGGTACAGACGTTTTCTGATACGGAGTAAAATCATCCGAGAGATAGTTATATCGGCAAAAACGGCTATCAGAAGAAAAAGAGCTCCAGATATTACCTTGCCGGTCCCTGATTATTTTTTTTGGCCGGTTATTGACGGGTGACTTTGAATTTCCGGGAATGGCAGAATATATTTTCACTTTATATCCATCAAACCGGCAAAGTCCGTCGATAGTTGCAATCCAGATAAATCCGTATTTATCTTCAGTAATGGAGCAGGCTGAATTCCGGGGTAATCCGTTTTCGGTCGATAAATAATGGAAACGAAGCCTTCTGACTTCTCCGGACATTTGTGTTATAAATAAAATAAGAAGGAGGAAATACGAAAGAATTTTTTTCATGGACGAAGCGGAATATGAATTCGGGGAATAGGCCTGATAGTAATACCCGAATTCTTTTAAATATGAATCTTCACACAAAGATACACTGTTCTTCTATTTTGCATGATAATCCAGTCAAGTAAAAAGGGATATCACAAAATAGCAATATCTCTGTCTCAGAATCATTACTATTTTTCTTTCAGTTAATCTTCTACGTTTAGCTATAGAAAAAGAGATAAGATTCACAGTACTAAAAGATGCGATATCACACACAATTTGTGCGTTATCGCATCTTTTGTATGGGTAATCACACCGAAAGTAAAGAATAGATTCACCCTCTACCCGGAAAACAGAACTTATTTCATCAGTATCTGAAAACAATATCTTGTTAGCCTGAATTTGGTCAAAAGCATGCAGATATAAAATCCTGCTATCAGGATTTTGTTCAAATGCAAATGACTGCAAAAACCTGATAGTAAGATTTTGACTTTATGTAAATGGTTGCAAAAACCTGATAGCAGGATTTTGATTTAATGTGTTCGGTTGTTAAATCCTGGTATCAGGATTTTGATAAAGTGCTCCGAAATATAAAATTCTGGTATCAGGATAAGCGAAAATGGGTCAAAATACAAAATCCTGCTATCAGGATAATCATAAACATGACAAATATCATAATCCGGTATACAGGATAACCTCTCGTTGAGCATAATCTAGCGTTGAGGTAGTTGAGCGAAGACTCTGTCTTCGTTCGAACTAGAAGCCAGCCTCCCAACTGGCAACAATAGCCGTATCATTTCACTGGGTTAAAACCCATGTGTTACAATAAATGAATGTGCGCTGCTCTTGTTCTGATGGCTTTGCCTGATTTCAACTGAAGAAAGCCTCAGCAATCGTTTAAACTATTGTTTGACAAATTTCCAGACCTAAACCTTGAACGCTACTTTTTTCAAATTAGCCCATGTTTCACGAATAATGTTACAATTAGCATCAATTAAAGCTTTTGCAAAATTTTATTTCAGACTGGTAGGGTAAAAGTTTTGCGAAAAGTTTTGTGTTGACCACATCAAGCTTAGTGAAAAGCAAATACAATATTGCTACAGTTTTAGTTATTGATTGTCATGTATTTAAGGACACCAAATAGCAAATAATTTGTAGCACACAAATCTGAATTCAGGAACATTCAAAGTATTGAAAAGCAAGTAATTCAGACCGACCAACTGCCAATTTGGTTAAATAGCCATCCAAATTTTGGGGCTTGAAATAATTCATCTAATTTTGCCGAATTTGAAAAAACTGATAAAAACCACCCTACAGAAAAGAGGAATTAGATTTCAATATGAAGACAGTAAATGAGATTGCCACAATAAAAATGATGAATGGTAACGAAGCAGTTGCCAGAGGAGCCTATGAAGCAGGAGTGAAAGTTGCTGCCGGATTCCCGGGAACACCCTCCACAGAGGTAATGGATTATACCCATCAAAATTACTCTGAGATTTATTGTGAATGGTCCACAAATGAGAAAGTAGGTTTAGAAGTCGCCATTGGAGCTTCATTTGCAGGTTATCGAAGCTTCGCAGTAATGAAAACTGTGGGTTTGCATGTGGCGGCTGATGCCCTGGGTGGAGCTGCAGGCAGTCAGATTAACGGTGGCTTGGTATTGGTAGTTGGTGATGATGTTGGTCGAATTGCAGGTGATGATTACAATGATGTTCGTCATTATGGGAATATGTTTAATATCCCGGTATTAGAGCCAAGCGACAGTCAGGAAGCCAAAGACTTAATGGTTAGGGCATTCGAGATTAGCGAAGAATACTCAACCCCGGTCATACTTAAAATAACATCGGTGATATGCAAAACAACCAGTAAAGTTGTCATTGATGAAGAATATACTTACAAAGTTAAAAGCAGAGAAAAATATCCGGTAAGCTTCAGCAAAGTTATCATGACCACCATGATGATGAATGCAAAAGGCTCAGAGCATCCGAAGTTAACCAAATGCTTTCACGATTTTCCGGCTCAGATGAAGCGCCTGGCTCAGGACAGCAATGACTTCGATATGAACAAGCTGGAGTTGAATGGCAAAAAGATCGGGGTAATTACTGCAGGCACTCCTTATTTTTACACAAAAGAAGTTTTACCCGAAGCCTCTATTTTAAAAGTGGGTATGGTTATGCCACTTCCGGAAAAGCTGATTCGCAAATTGGCCGAACATGTAGAGGAACTCTATGTGATTGAAGACGGACATGATATTATTGAAAAGAACGTCAAGGATTTAGGCGTTTCAGTAATCGGGAAAGAATTATTTCCGAAGTTCCCGGTAATGACGCGTTTTACTCCCGATATTATCGAGGAAAAACTCATTCCGGATGCACCAAAAAGAATTACCATGGAAGGTGTACCTTTCAGGCTACCGGTTAGTTGTGCAGGCTGTTCTCACCTTTTCATCTCACAAATTCTAAGAAAACATAAAATAAAAGGGGCTGCCGATGTTACTTGCGGTTTGATTGGCTGCTTCCCTCACATGGAGTCTTATCAACTGCAAAAATGTATGGGTTCGAGCATCGCGCTGGCTCATGGTTACAATGTGGCGAAAGATCACAAAGAAAAATTTGTGGCCATGATAGGCGATGGCGGTTTTTGGGCAACCGGAATCAATGGCCTGATGAACCTGATTTTCAATGACAGTCAGTCAACAACGATTATTGTTGACAATAGCTGTTTGGCTATGACCGGTGGTCAGCATGTGGCTTCCAGTGAGTTTGGGTTTAATTATAAACCGGAAAACAAACTTGAAATTGCCAAAGTATGCGAAGCCGTTGGTGTAAAAGATATTGTTACCGTAGATGCATACGAATTTGACGAGCTGGAAAAAGCTATATTAAATGCAGTCAATGCCGACACTAATTCTGTTGTCATTGTAAAAAAACCGTGTGTAACTAAATTTAAGCTCCCTAAAGATACTCCTTATTTTATCGATCAGGAAAAATGTACTAAATGTCGTAAATGTATCAATGTCGGATGTTTAGCGATAGAGAGTAAAAAAGCGAAGGATGGCTCGGTAGAAATAGTGATTAACGAAGACCTTTGTGTGGGCTGTGGACTTTGTACAACAGCTTGTAAGTTTGACGCAATAAAACGATAACAAATGCAAGATACAGGAAAAAATATTATCATAGCAGGTGTAGGAGGACAAGGTATTCTGCTTTTCAGTAACCTCTTAAGCAAGTATTATATGAAACTTGGTTATGAGTTGAAAATATCTGACGTAATTGGATTAGGACAACGTGGCGGTGGTGTCGAAAGTCATTTTCGGTATTCAAACAAGCCGGTATTATCGCCCTTTATCAAGGCAGGTGATGTAGATTATCTTATATCTTTTGAGCAAACTGAAACACTCCGGTATTTGCATTGCCTGAAAGAAGACGGTACTATTTTCTCAAGCACTTTTGAGTTATCCACTTCCAGCGTAAACACCCGCCTGGAAAAAGATATGCCTGAATCTAAAACTGAGCTAATAAAAAAATCTGGAAAGAAGACATTTATTATTGATCCCGAAGAGAATAAAAGTCCGGATTTTGATATCAGCAAAATGATGAATATTGTTATGCTTGCCATCTACGCTGAAAGTAGAGGCTATTCACATGATGAGATGATTCAGATCGTGAAGGATAGTGTTCCTGCAAAGTTTGTTGAAGGAAATATAAAAGCATACGAAAAGGGAATTTCGATTGCCCGCACTAAACTGGCAGAAATTAATCAGTAATTATTAAACCCATGGAATTACCCGAAGGCGTAGTATTACTCGATAGCTTAGGTGATTTACAATACAGTAATACATGTCCGATTCTTGTGTGCGCATCGCATTGCGGTGATAACGGGGCTTTTGCCCGAAAAGTAAAAGACTGTCAGGTAAAAGCTGTTTTTCTCAACAATGCTGGCATAGGCAAAAATCAGGCTGGTATCAGCGGTCTCCTACATTATGAGGCTAAGCATGTTCTGGCCTGTGCCGTTGACCACAATAGCGCTGAGATTGGTGTTGCCCGCGATACCTGGGAGAGCGGAATCATAAGCCACACCAATAGCAGGGCTGAAGCAGCGGGAATACAAATCGGTGATTCTGTACAAGATGCCGTTGCCAAAATAATTAATATTTTCAAGCATACGTTGTCTACTCCGGAAAGTAAGAATTCTGAATCTCTTATTTCGAATAAGGAGAAGGATGCCGGCAGCAAAGAAGATATAAAAAAACAAACCCAAACCCAGGTTGACGGAGTAATCGTCACCGTGGCCGATAGCATTACTTTTTTAAATGAAAATAATGCCGGGGATATTGTTGTGTGTGGATCGCATGGCGGAGTAAGTGCCGGACATTATGCGCAAAAACGTCACGTTAAAGCCGTGTTTTTTAATGATGCCGGAATCGGCAAAAATAATGCAGGTATAAAAAGTCTCGCATCTCTAAGTGAGGCCGGAATCCTTGCATGCACGGTAGACTGCATGAGTGCAGAGATTTTTAACGGGCAGGACATACTTGAAAATGGTATTATCAGTGTTTGCAACCAACTTGCAAAAGCCAGAAACATCAAAGAAAAGATGACTGTCAAAGAGGCCCTTAAATATATTTAGAAATGGATAAGACCAGTGTACCCAATATCGAAAATGATTATCTGAAAGATTATGTTTATCTGATCACAGATAGTTTGAGAAAGTTAGCAAATATCGAGATAGTTGACTTTTCCCTGAGTATAGAAGAACAGGCAAAACAGGCATTCAGTTCCGGCTATGTCCTTTTAGCTCATAATGGGTCAAATGACCCGATATTTAACTATGCGAATCAAACTGCGCTTAACCTTTTTGAAATGTCATGGGAAGAGATTACTAATATGCCTTCCAAATATTCTGCTGAAAGTGACCAGAGAGATAAAAGGGAAAAGTTTTTAGCTGATGTTGAAGAGAAAGGATTTTCCAAAGATTATTCGGGTATCAGAATATCTAAATCAGGTAGGAGATTTGAAATTAAAAACGTAATTCTCTGGAATGTATATGATTCGGAAAATAACAGAATTGGTCAAGCTGCGCTATTTGATGAATATGACTATTTATAAACATCCGCTGATCATTAAAAGATACCCTGCACAATAGAAATATCGTGCTTCCCGAAAAGAGTGAAACAACATCTGCTTCTTATCTTTATCGGATAAAAAAACGCCAAGACGCAAAGTGTCTATTTCTAAATCACTTTGCACCTTGGCGTCTTTGCGTTTAATATGGGGCTTCTATTGCCCGATGTACTTCTTCAAATCCCGTATTGCAATCCCCTGAATATTATGCTCGTGCATATATTTGAGATATTCTTCGAATAGTTCGGGTGGGGTGGAGTAATCCGGATGTTGAAGGTCTGGTACTCCATGAATAGTCAGCACCAGAAAATCTCCGGGTTTTAAGCCACTAAGGGCATTCATCACACGCTCCTTTTGCTTCTCCGAATTGCTCATGGTGTGGCTCGGCACCTGCAACAGGCTATCCTGCATCGGGATGTAAGTACGGCTACCACCTGCACGACCATACAGGTAGCCCAGCCCTTTGAGACGGACTTGAGCCAATGAATCAGAACGATTTCCCGGATAAGCAAAAGACAAGGGACGGGGAATATCGTACTCTTTGCATTTTGCTTCAATGATATTGACTTCATTTTGCAACTCTTCACGTGTCAGTGTCGTAACATTCTTATGATGGGCGGTGTGGTTACCTATCTCGAATCCCATGCGGTTGAGCTCGCTGATTTGCGGCCAGGTCATATAAAAAGCGGTATCCTGAGGTCTTTTCTGAGCTACGTCACAGACAAAGAAGGTTCCTCCGAAATGATACTTCTTCAACAACGGAGCAACGATGGTATAATGACTTCTGACCGCATCGTCAAAAGTTAGCACCACCACGGGCCGATGCACGGTTTCGTTTTTCTTCTTTGCCTGAATTGACAAGACTACAAACATCATTAGCAAGCTGATGACAATACTCTTTCTCATCGTCCTTTATTATTTGGTCATAAACTTACAGACATATTCCCGGGCAAAACGTTTCCCCATTTCCCGCTGACCAGCTGAATTAAAATGCAGAAAGTCGCCTCGGTGTTGAAAATCAGCTGTAGTGATGACCGAAGTTAAACGGTCAGATGCTGAATACAACCGGGTCTGTTCATTCATCTGAGCAAATAACACAGGCGTTTTAGAGTAACTTCCGAGCTCACCCATCAATATCGGTAGTGAATCATTACCGATAGCATTTCTAAACATACCAAACAGCGTTTTGAGGTTTTCCTGCCTTTGCTGAATACCTTCCGGTTTGGCATCCGTCTCCCCCTGATGCCACAAGATGGCTTTGATGGTACCGTATCGTTTTCCCAACTCTACTTTCTCTTTGAAATTAGTAAACAACTGGATATCCCGGTGAGTGGAGTTCTTGATCCATTGATTAATAGAACTTCCGCCAACCGCTGTCTGAAGAATAAGAACAGATACATCATTAGGTATTGAGTTCAGCAACTCTTTCCCAAATGCCAGTCCGCAGCCGGTTCCCTGCATTTTGATCTCGTAGAAATTAAGCGGTTCTCTGGCCGGAACGATTTCTCCTTTATCATTCATACTCAAAACACGTGGAGTCGTGACGGTATCCTGTGCTTCCACGTTCCCCCGACCCGCCATGTTGGACTGCCCTGCAAGGATAAATACCCATACTTTGGAAGGATTTTCTTTCAGTCTGTTTTCCAATGTGCTATTTTGTGCGCTTCCCGTTACAATCAACGCGAAGAAACTAATCAATAGAAAAACTGGTCTCATATTTGTCATTTTACAAGAAAGGACAAACACTTAGGGGCAAATGCGCAATCCATTGTGTTTGTCCTTATCATAGGGTTACTATTTATTCCACTTTCTCAAAAAACTCTGCTTCAATGATTCGAAGCTGTCCTTTGGTATTGATATTTTTCGGCTCTTTGAATCCGTCCAATTCTTTATTTCCGTTCAGCTCAACCATATTCTGGAAAGCATCTTTCTCTGTGCCAGTACCGGTTAGTCGCACTGTTACGCTTTTTCCTACAGTAGGTTTCACGGCAAGTGTTACATATCCGAGTCCGGGCTCTGTATTGCCTTTCCAAACCTCTTTCCCATCGACCAAAATCTCGATAGGATAACTGCGCGAACGCCATCCGGAGAACTTAAAGCATACTTCAGAAATCTCTGCCTTACGCCCCAACTGATAGGTAACCCATCCGGTAGATATTTTGCCATCATTGGTCCATTCTGACATTTCGTTATCGTCATAGCTGTTTTTCACCTTATCGGCATTAGCTCCGGCTGTCGCAGAAACGATATCTACCGTTTTGCGGGAAACTTTGAAAGAGGGTGTAGATGGCGTTTCTCCGCGTGAAAGATAAGATGGCAAACCATCTCCCGGTAAATCTGTACTTAAACCATCAACTATCTTTTCAGGTGTTGTTTCAAATGATATCATAGCCGATTGCAGTCCTTCAGCTGAAGCTGTCAGGGTAACTTTGCCGGCTTCTGTGGTTGAACGGATTAACGCGCGATTAACGCCACACTCAGCCGGAAGCGTTTTAGACAAAATATAGTTGTCCGGTCCCTGGGCAATACCGCCACGCCATTCGGCAGGACCATCCAGTTTGAAGTTTACCGGAGTTTGGACTGTAGGACAACGCTGGCCATTTGCATCCACTACTTCTACCTGGGCTAGTACCATATCGGCACCATCGGCCTTTACCGGAAGAGGTGATTTAATCAGCGTGAGTTTCAAGGCAGCCGGGGCTCCCGCAGTGTTTTTTGTATCGGAAGAAACCTCTTTCCAGCTACCCCCAACCCCCTGAAGGGGGCTTTCGTTACTACGGTCTTTGGGCTTTAAGTCCCCTTTAGGTGATTTAGGGGTAAATTCATAACTTACAGCCTTCAAAGTCCCCGGTTGATATGCCACATTCTTAAACGTGTGCAGGAAATGATAACTGCGTTCACCGAAACCGAGCGACTTACCGTTCAGGAAAAGCTCTACCTTTTCGGATGGAGATACCACATATACATCTTTCACGGTATTATCAGCGTAATTCCAGTGGCCAACGATATATGTACGTGGGTGTTCGATATCCACCCAACCGTCCCACATTACCTGGTGTGCGAAGAAGGCATCTTTGGGGATACGCATAGCATCAACCTCCCCGCTCCGACGGTAATTCTCTTCTCCCCGACAATGGGTATTGGTATCAGAGAACACGATATTGGCTCCCCCTGAGCTTACACGTGTACCGGTTCCGGCACGCATTATGAAATAGTCAAACCAACGTTTGAGTTCCTCAATGGCAAAGGAATCCTGGTTACGGTTATAATCCGGGGCCGGAGCATTCCGGTACAACGGGCCGGCACCATTCTTATGATAAGGCGCTGTCAGTTCGTCCCAGTATTTACGTAAAGCTTCGTCACGGCAATATTCGGTGGCAATCATCGGTTTGCCCGCACTCTTATTAATATAAAGCATTTCACCGCCGTATTCGGCTATTTTTCTGTCCAGCATTTCACGCGAACCGATGGCACGACCACCATTCGGGTCATACTGGTCACGGATGGCTTTCATTTCACCCATGTGGTCTTCGCTGATAGACTCATTTCCACATTCATAGAAAATAACACTCGGATTATTCCGGTTATAGATGATGTTGTCACGCATCAGTTCGGTACGTTGAGACCAACGGCGACCCTCCACATCAGCCTCTGCATCACCGGCAGGCAACATTTGCATAAGCCCTACCCGGTCGCATGATTCGATATCCTGTTTCCAGGCGGTGACGTGCATCCAGCGGAAAAAGTTGGCATTTCCTTCAACTGCCAGACCATTACTGTAATCGCTCAACCAGGCCGGAACAGACATGCCTACAGCCGGCCATTCATTGGAGGTACGCTGAGCGTAACCTTTCATCTGAATGACGCGGTCATTGAGATAAACCATACCGTTTTTGAACTCTGTTTTACGAAAACCGGTGCGGGTTTTCACCACATCTACCGGTTTTCCATTGATTTTCAAAACAGTATAGACATTATACAGATAACCATACCCCCAGCTCCAAAAGTGCAGGTTGCTGACCGGCGAGCTTGCCGAAAGCATTGCAGTTGCTCCCGGTTGCACAGATTGTGTTTTTCCGGTATAACGGGAGATTTCTTTGCCATCCATATCTTCGATGACCACCTCATAGCCGATATTCTGAACAGAAGAGGTCTCATTCTTTACTTCCGATTCAGCGATAATGACAGCTTTCCGACCTTTGATATTAAAGTTTTTAGCATAAACATAGACTCCGCTGGTTTTCAGGAACGAATAGAGCGGCAATGTCTGGTAAACTTTTCCCGAAACATGCAGTTTTACATTTTTGGGAATGCCTCCATAGTTTGCATTGAAGTTGCTGTTGTTCCACTGGAACAGGCTGTTGGTCGAACGCTCCCGGTATTTCCAGCTATTGTCGATACGCAGGGCAATCACATTGTCCTCGCCGAAACGGATTTTATCGGAAATATCAAAGCCGAATGCCATGACGCCGTTTTCATGCAGTCCGACCTTTACGCCATTGACATAAACATCTGCCGCCATACGTACCCCTTCAAATTCGATAAACACCTTTTTACCCTGCTCTGAAGTGGGCAATTTAAAATGTTTGCGATACCAGACTACGGTATCGGTCAGCTGCTCAATGTGCTGGCGAAACGCTTCATCCTCGTTGAAAGCGCGCGGAAGTGTAACCGTTTTCCACTCCTTATCGCCATAAACAGGGGCTTCGGCACCGGAAATATCTCCGATGCGAAGCTTCCAGTCGGAGTTAAAATTGTACGTCTCGCGCAAGGAACCCTCAAACTTTGGAGAAGCATAACAAAATGTACCTCCGACTACTCCTACACATAGTAATAGTAATTTTCTTACTCTGTCTTTCTTGTTGTTTCTCATTTTATTATTATCTGTTTTTCACTTCAGTTCGTTTCTGTTTCAAGAAGGCGGTATCAATACCCAATGCAAAACTAAATCTTATTTGAACGGAGTAAATAAAGAATCGTACAGATATATGCAATTTCTGCCACTGCCCCTGTCAGAGCTGATTCAGGTGATAGAATCTTACCAATTTGTGAATATTTAGACATACTCTTATGCCTACACCATTTACCGATTCCTGCTACTAATCTTAAAAAAATGTCCATCTCAACTGATTGGCAAGACCGGAACATTTATAGTAGAACCATTTTGAAATACCAGACGATTTGGCCATTAATAGTAGTTCCTACCGGGTGCAGTGGTTTTTAACCGCTGATTACAATAGAATATTATCAGCGGTTAAAAACCGCTGCACCCGGTAGCTTAGCTCTCACATCAATTAAACTGCTGATTATATCACTTGAATTGTCTAATCCAGAACTACGTTACTACAAACGGCAAATCCGGCTCAAAACCGATATATAAAATCGTACTTTTATTTGTATTATTCATTCGTGAAAGAGATGACAGGTTAAGGGATCAATCTATCCGGAGCTTCCAAAAGCAGACACAAAAAACTAATATACAACACATTGCATCATACCAGTTCTTTATCAGTAAAAATACACAC
Coding sequences:
- a CDS encoding indolepyruvate ferredoxin oxidoreductase subunit alpha, whose protein sequence is MKTVNEIATIKMMNGNEAVARGAYEAGVKVAAGFPGTPSTEVMDYTHQNYSEIYCEWSTNEKVGLEVAIGASFAGYRSFAVMKTVGLHVAADALGGAAGSQINGGLVLVVGDDVGRIAGDDYNDVRHYGNMFNIPVLEPSDSQEAKDLMVRAFEISEEYSTPVILKITSVICKTTSKVVIDEEYTYKVKSREKYPVSFSKVIMTTMMMNAKGSEHPKLTKCFHDFPAQMKRLAQDSNDFDMNKLELNGKKIGVITAGTPYFYTKEVLPEASILKVGMVMPLPEKLIRKLAEHVEELYVIEDGHDIIEKNVKDLGVSVIGKELFPKFPVMTRFTPDIIEEKLIPDAPKRITMEGVPFRLPVSCAGCSHLFISQILRKHKIKGAADVTCGLIGCFPHMESYQLQKCMGSSIALAHGYNVAKDHKEKFVAMIGDGGFWATGINGLMNLIFNDSQSTTIIVDNSCLAMTGGQHVASSEFGFNYKPENKLEIAKVCEAVGVKDIVTVDAYEFDELEKAILNAVNADTNSVVIVKKPCVTKFKLPKDTPYFIDQEKCTKCRKCINVGCLAIESKKAKDGSVEIVINEDLCVGCGLCTTACKFDAIKR
- a CDS encoding indolepyruvate oxidoreductase subunit beta, which produces MQDTGKNIIIAGVGGQGILLFSNLLSKYYMKLGYELKISDVIGLGQRGGGVESHFRYSNKPVLSPFIKAGDVDYLISFEQTETLRYLHCLKEDGTIFSSTFELSTSSVNTRLEKDMPESKTELIKKSGKKTFIIDPEENKSPDFDISKMMNIVMLAIYAESRGYSHDEMIQIVKDSVPAKFVEGNIKAYEKGISIARTKLAEINQ
- a CDS encoding MEKHLA domain-containing protein; amino-acid sequence: MDKTSVPNIENDYLKDYVYLITDSLRKLANIEIVDFSLSIEEQAKQAFSSGYVLLAHNGSNDPIFNYANQTALNLFEMSWEEITNMPSKYSAESDQRDKREKFLADVEEKGFSKDYSGIRISKSGRRFEIKNVILWNVYDSENNRIGQAALFDEYDYL
- a CDS encoding polysaccharide deacetylase family protein, with the protein product MRKSIVISLLMMFVVLSIQAKKKNETVHRPVVVLTFDDAVRSHYTIVAPLLKKYHFGGTFFVCDVAQKRPQDTAFYMTWPQISELNRMGFEIGNHTAHHKNVTTLTREELQNEVNIIEAKCKEYDIPRPLSFAYPGNRSDSLAQVRLKGLGYLYGRAGGSRTYIPMQDSLLQVPSHTMSNSEKQKERVMNALSGLKPGDFLVLTIHGVPDLQHPDYSTPPELFEEYLKYMHEHNIQGIAIRDLKKYIGQ
- a CDS encoding sialate O-acetylesterase, with translation MRPVFLLISFFALIVTGSAQNSTLENRLKENPSKVWVFILAGQSNMAGRGNVEAQDTVTTPRVLSMNDKGEIVPAREPLNFYEIKMQGTGCGLAFGKELLNSIPNDVSVLILQTAVGGSSINQWIKNSTHRDIQLFTNFKEKVELGKRYGTIKAILWHQGETDAKPEGIQQRQENLKTLFGMFRNAIGNDSLPILMGELGSYSKTPVLFAQMNEQTRLYSASDRLTSVITTADFQHRGDFLHFNSAGQREMGKRFAREYVCKFMTK
- a CDS encoding glycoside hydrolase family 2 protein, giving the protein MRNNKKDRVRKLLLLCVGVVGGTFCYASPKFEGSLRETYNFNSDWKLRIGDISGAEAPVYGDKEWKTVTLPRAFNEDEAFRQHIEQLTDTVVWYRKHFKLPTSEQGKKVFIEFEGVRMAADVYVNGVKVGLHENGVMAFGFDISDKIRFGEDNVIALRIDNSWKYRERSTNSLFQWNNSNFNANYGGIPKNVKLHVSGKVYQTLPLYSFLKTSGVYVYAKNFNIKGRKAVIIAESEVKNETSSVQNIGYEVVIEDMDGKEISRYTGKTQSVQPGATAMLSASSPVSNLHFWSWGYGYLYNVYTVLKINGKPVDVVKTRTGFRKTEFKNGMVYLNDRVIQMKGYAQRTSNEWPAVGMSVPAWLSDYSNGLAVEGNANFFRWMHVTAWKQDIESCDRVGLMQMLPAGDAEADVEGRRWSQRTELMRDNIIYNRNNPSVIFYECGNESISEDHMGEMKAIRDQYDPNGGRAIGSREMLDRKIAEYGGEMLYINKSAGKPMIATEYCRDEALRKYWDELTAPYHKNGAGPLYRNAPAPDYNRNQDSFAIEELKRWFDYFIMRAGTGTRVSSGGANIVFSDTNTHCRGEENYRRSGEVDAMRIPKDAFFAHQVMWDGWVDIEHPRTYIVGHWNYADNTVKDVYVVSPSEKVELFLNGKSLGFGERSYHFLHTFKNVAYQPGTLKAVSYEFTPKSPKGDLKPKDRSNESPLQGVGGSWKEVSSDTKNTAGAPAALKLTLIKSPLPVKADGADMVLAQVEVVDANGQRCPTVQTPVNFKLDGPAEWRGGIAQGPDNYILSKTLPAECGVNRALIRSTTEAGKVTLTASAEGLQSAMISFETTPEKIVDGLSTDLPGDGLPSYLSRGETPSTPSFKVSRKTVDIVSATAGANADKVKNSYDDNEMSEWTNDGKISTGWVTYQLGRKAEISEVCFKFSGWRSRSYPIEILVDGKEVWKGNTEPGLGYVTLAVKPTVGKSVTVRLTGTGTEKDAFQNMVELNGNKELDGFKEPKNINTKGQLRIIEAEFFEKVE